A portion of the Cryptomeria japonica chromosome 5, Sugi_1.0, whole genome shotgun sequence genome contains these proteins:
- the LOC131034668 gene encoding subtilisin-like protease SBT1.4, with protein sequence MLISLSAILGTAENYGGRKAYIVHILKSMKPQHFDSHHHWYASMLDQIVQSDPSAKEMLYTYDTLLHGFAARLSKAEAQAMEAMDGCLAVIPSSLSKISTTHTPEFLGLSSSGLWSRYSTYGKDIIVGMIDTGIWPESKSFKDEGLGPAPTGWKGACESGRGFDSSNCNGKIIGARYFSKGYEAQNPTPINETLEYKSPRDNNGHGTHTASTVAGAAVSGISYFGFANGTARGMAPQARLAIYKACWADGCYDTDTVAAMEQAIADGVDIISISIGSRDRAFYNDNKDIAAFGAIEKGVFVSASAGNDGPSSSTLGNVAPWITTVGASSIDRDFPASVLLGNKEMYKGTSTYTRVHDATLQRPFPLFYVSTNISTRYCLSSSLEPNLVRGKIVVCNQISSYEEVARAGGAGIIGANERRYGSLQRITNPNTLPAVSVSFTTGEKIKAYINNTGSNATATMSLKGLTVLGKETTAPMVAAFSSRGPSKGYPQVLKPDIIAPGLNILAAYTKVLPYNILSGTSMSCPHVSGIAALVKAIHPTWSPAAIKSALMTSSYLIDNAEQPIKDSFTVRATNPFVLGAGHVDPNAAVDPGLVYDMAPQDYITFLCSLNYTKQQIALLTKKSVSCPNSSLEAGDLNYPSFSVVMKSGSKSFQVKKRTVTYVGREGDAVYRVSVNNPAGITISVEPQTLKFRKPLETASYSVKLEGTVAAGGGTAFGQIMWKCTEGGSQIVRSPVAVNIEA encoded by the coding sequence ATGCTGATTTCTCTCTCTGCCATTTTGGGCACTGCTGAAAATTATGGTGGAAGAAAAGCTTACATTGTTCACATCCTCAAGTCCATGAAGCCCCAACACTTCGATTCGCACCACCACTGGTATGCTTCAATGCTTGACCAGATCGTGCAGTCCGATCCCAGTGCAAAGGAGATGTTATATACATATGACACTCTCCTGCACGGCTTTGCTGCGCGGCTGAGCAAAGCAGAGGCCCAGGCCATGGAGGCTATGGACGGGTGCTTGGCTGTCATCCCCTCCTCCCTCAGTAAAATTTCCACCACGCACACACCAGAGTTCCTGGGTCTCTCCTCCTCTGGATTGTGGTCGCGCTACTCTACATATGGCAAAGATATCATCGTGGGCATGATCGATACAGGAATATGGCCTGAAAGCAAAAGCTTCAAGGATGAAGGCCTTGGACCTGCTCCCACTGGATGGAAAGGCGCGTGCGAAAGTGGGAGGGGCTTCGATTCCTCCAACTGCAATGGAAAAATCATCGGAGCTCGATACTTCTCCAAAGGCTACGAAGCGCAGAACCCGACTCCGATTAACGAGACCTTGGAATACAAATCTCCGAGAGACAACAATGGGCATGGTACTCATACAGCATCGACCGTGGCTGGCGCCGCAGTTTCTGGGATCAGTTACTTTGGCTTTGCCAATGGGACGGCGAGAGGGATGGCCCCTCAAGCCAGACTGGCCATCTACAAAGCCTGCTGGGCAGACGGTTGCTATGATACGGACACCGTTGCTGCCATGGAACAAGCCATTGCTGACGGCGTCGACATCATTTCTATTTCAATTGGGTCACGAGATAGGGCATTTTACAATGATAACAAGGATATTGCAGCATTTGGGGCCATCGAAAAGGGTGTCTTTGTTTCTGCCTCGGCAGGCAACGATGGTCCTTCTTCGTCTACTCTTGGTAACGTGGCGCCCTGGATTACTACTGTGGGTGCGAGCAGCATCGATAGAGATTTCCCTGCATCTGTTCTTTTGGGCAACAAAGAGATGTACAAAGGCACTTCCACCTACACCCGAGTACATGATGCGACCTTGCAACGGCCTTTTCCATTGTTCTATGTATCCACCAACATCAGCACAAGATATTGCCTCTCTAGCAGCCTTGAACCTAATTTGGTTAGGGGCAAAATTGTGGTATGTAATCAAATATCTTCCTATGAAGAAGTGGCGAGAGCAGGGGGTGCAGGAATTATTGGGGCAAATGAAAGGCGTTACGGGTCACTACAGCGCATTACTAACCCGAACACTCTGCCGGCTGTCAGCGTGAGTTTTACTACTGGAGAAAAAATCAAAGCCTATATTAACAACACAGGGAGTAATGCAACGGCTACCATGAGTTTAAAAGGATTGACAGTTTTGGGCAAGGAAACAACTGCTCCCATGGTGGCCGCCTTTTCTTCAAGGGGGCCGAGTAAAGGGTATCCGCAAGTTCTCAAGCCGGATATAATTGCACCAGGTTTGAACATATTGGCCGCATACACAAAAGTGTTGCCCTACAACATCCTTTCAGGGACATCTATGTCGTGTCCTCACGTCAGCGGCATAGCAGCGCTGGTAAAAGCCATACATCCTACATGGAGCCCTGCCGCTATCAAGTCCGCCCTCATGACGTCATCCTACTTGATTGACAATGCAGAGCAGCCAATCAAGGATTCATTTACAGTGAGAGCAACCAATCCCTTCGTATTGGGCGCGGGTCACGTGGATCCAAATGCTGCTGTAGATCCGGGGCTTGTGTACGACATGGCACCTCAAGATTACATCACCTTCCTCTGCTCTCTAAACTACACCAAGCAACAAATTGCTCTTCTCACAAAGAAGTCAGTTTCCTGTCCCAACTCCAGTTTGGAAGCCGGTGATCTCAACTATCCATCCTTTTCCGTTGTGATGAAATCAGGGAGCAAGTCATTTCAGGTCAAGAAGAGAACAGTGACATATGTGGGTAGAGAGGGTGATGCAGTGTACCGAGTGAGCGTGAATAATCCTGCTGGCATCACTATAAGCGTGGAACCACAAACATTAAAGTTCCGAAAGCCCTTGGAAACGGCCAGCTATAGTGTAAAATTGGAAGGCACAGTCGCTGCTGGTGGCGGCACAGCTTTTGGACAGATAATGTGGAAATGTACCGAAGGAGGGTCACAGATTGTGCGAAGCCCAGTTGCCGTAAACATTGAAGCTTGA